The following are encoded in a window of Lynx canadensis isolate LIC74 chromosome B1, mLynCan4.pri.v2, whole genome shotgun sequence genomic DNA:
- the GIMD1 gene encoding GTPase IMAP family member GIMD1 translates to MTDSNKMIINLALFGMTQSGKSSAGNILLGSTDFHSSFSPCSVTKDCCLGRSCHLCGFMHRGGQEITLQIQVLDTPGYPHSRLTKKHVKQEVKEALAHHFGQEGLHLALLVQRADMPLCGQEVSDLVQMIQELLGHSWKNYTAILFTHAEKIEEAGFSEDKYLHEASDTLLTLLNSVQRRYIFQYKKGNSLNEQRIKILERIMEFIKENCYQVLTFK, encoded by the exons ATGACAGACTCTAACAAGATGATCATCAACTTGGCCCTCTTTGGCATGACTCAGAGTGGAAAAAGTTCTGCTGGGAACATTCTTTTGGGAAGCACTGACTTCCACAGCAGCTTTTCTCCATGTTCTGTGACCAAAGATTGCTGTCTGGGCCGCAGTTGTCACCTCTGTGGCTTCATGCATCGAGGGGGGCAAGAGATTACCCTGCAGATCCAGGTGTTGGACACTCCAGGTTATCCACACAGCAGACTGACCAAGAAGCATGTGAAACAGGAAGTCAAGGAGGCCCTGGCACATCACTTTGGGCAAGAGGGTCTCCATCTTGCACTGCTGGTCCAGAGAGCAGACATGCCTCTTTGTGGACAGGAAGTATCTGACTTAGTCCAGATGATTCAG gaaCTTCTAGGACATTCTTGGAAGAATTACACTGCCATTCTTTTCACCCATgcagaaaaaatagaagaggctGGGTTCAGTGAAGATAAATACTTGCATGAGGCCTCCGATACACTGCTAACCCTGCTAAATTCTGTACAGCGCAGATATATCTTCCagtataaaaaaggaaactcacttaatgaacaaagaataaaaatcttagaaagaaTCAtggaatttataaaagaaaattgttaCCAAGTTCTtacctttaaataa